In Cucurbita pepo subsp. pepo cultivar mu-cu-16 chromosome LG04, ASM280686v2, whole genome shotgun sequence, the following are encoded in one genomic region:
- the LOC111793923 gene encoding protein bem46-like isoform X1: protein MVSYVSALLYGVGGLMVAGMALLVAFQERLVYVPVLPGLTKSYAINPSRLRLVYEDVWLRSSDGVRLHSWFIKLFPDCRGPTILFFQENAGNIAHRLEMVRIMIQRLQCNVFMLSYRGYGASDGYPSQHGITRDAQAALDHLSQRTDIDTSRIIVFGRSLGGAVGAVLTKNNPDKVAALILENTFTSILDMAGVLLPFLKWFIGGPGSRGPKVLNFLVRSPWSTIDVVGKIKQPILFLSGLQDEMVPPTHMQMLYAKAAAHNNRCLFVDFPSGMHMNTWLAGGDHYWRTIQQFLDKNVLDKRESESSGDDKGTTSSLSSLL from the exons ATGGTTTCTTATGTGAGTGCGTTACTCTATGGTGTCGGAGGTTTGATGGTCGCCGGAATGGCGTTACTAGTTGCCTTCCAGGAGAGATTGGTTTATGTGCCGGTTCTTCCCGGACTTACCAAATCTTACGCGATTAACCCGTCTCGGCTTCGCCTTGTTTATGAGGATGTCTGGCTTCGATCTTCCGATGGAGTCCGTCTTCACTCGTGGTTCATCAAGCTCTTCCCCGATTGCCGAG GTCCTACCATCCTTTTTTTCCAAGAGAATGCTGGAA ACATTGCCCATCGTCTTGAAATGGTTCGCATCATGATACAAAGGTTACAGTGCAATGTTTTCATGCTTTCATATAGAGG TTATGGAGCAAGTGATGGTTATCCTTCTCAGCACGGAATTACTCGAGATGCTCAG GCTGCATTGGATCATCTTTCTCAAAGGACTGATATTGACACGTCTAGAATAATAGTGTTTGGAAGGTCACTTGGGGGTGCAGTTGGAGCTGTTCTTACCAAAAATAACCCTGACAAG GTTGCCGCACTGATATTAGAAAATACTTTTACATCAATTTTGGATATGGCTGGAGTTTTGCTACCCTTTCTAAAGTGGTTCATTGGAGGCCCTGGATCAAGAGGTCCCAAGGTTCTCAATTTTCTTGTGCGTTCTCCATGGAGCACGATTGACGTAGTTGGCAAG ATTAAGCAGCCAATTCTTTTCTTATCTGGATTACAAGATGAGATGGTTCCCCCAACCCACATGCAGATGCTGTATGCCAAAGCAGCTGCTCATAACAACCGTTGTCTCTTTGTCGACTTTCCCTCCGGCATGCATATGAACACTTGGTTAGCTGGTGGTGATCATTACTGGAGAACAATCCAGCAGTTCCTTGATAAGAATGTACTGGATAAGAGAGAAAGTGAATCATCAGGAGACGACAAAG GAACTACAAGCTCCCTGTCGTCTCTTCTCTGA
- the LOC111793923 gene encoding protein bem46-like isoform X2 encodes MVSYVSALLYGVGGLMVAGMALLVAFQERLVYVPVLPGLTKSYAINPSRLRLVYEDVWLRSSDGVRLHSWFIKLFPDCRGPTILFFQENAGNIAHRLEMVRIMIQRLQCNVFMLSYRGYGASDGYPSQHGITRDAQAALDHLSQRTDIDTSRIIVFGRSLGGAVGAVLTKNNPDKVAALILENTFTSILDMAGVLLPFLKWFIGGPGSRGPKVLNFLVRSPWSTIDVVGKIKQPILFLSGLQDEMVPPTHMQMLYAKAAAHNNRCLFVDFPSGMHMNTWLAGGDHYWRTIQQFLDKNVLDKRESESSGDDKAFGSR; translated from the exons ATGGTTTCTTATGTGAGTGCGTTACTCTATGGTGTCGGAGGTTTGATGGTCGCCGGAATGGCGTTACTAGTTGCCTTCCAGGAGAGATTGGTTTATGTGCCGGTTCTTCCCGGACTTACCAAATCTTACGCGATTAACCCGTCTCGGCTTCGCCTTGTTTATGAGGATGTCTGGCTTCGATCTTCCGATGGAGTCCGTCTTCACTCGTGGTTCATCAAGCTCTTCCCCGATTGCCGAG GTCCTACCATCCTTTTTTTCCAAGAGAATGCTGGAA ACATTGCCCATCGTCTTGAAATGGTTCGCATCATGATACAAAGGTTACAGTGCAATGTTTTCATGCTTTCATATAGAGG TTATGGAGCAAGTGATGGTTATCCTTCTCAGCACGGAATTACTCGAGATGCTCAG GCTGCATTGGATCATCTTTCTCAAAGGACTGATATTGACACGTCTAGAATAATAGTGTTTGGAAGGTCACTTGGGGGTGCAGTTGGAGCTGTTCTTACCAAAAATAACCCTGACAAG GTTGCCGCACTGATATTAGAAAATACTTTTACATCAATTTTGGATATGGCTGGAGTTTTGCTACCCTTTCTAAAGTGGTTCATTGGAGGCCCTGGATCAAGAGGTCCCAAGGTTCTCAATTTTCTTGTGCGTTCTCCATGGAGCACGATTGACGTAGTTGGCAAG ATTAAGCAGCCAATTCTTTTCTTATCTGGATTACAAGATGAGATGGTTCCCCCAACCCACATGCAGATGCTGTATGCCAAAGCAGCTGCTCATAACAACCGTTGTCTCTTTGTCGACTTTCCCTCCGGCATGCATATGAACACTTGGTTAGCTGGTGGTGATCATTACTGGAGAACAATCCAGCAGTTCCTTGATAAGAATGTACTGGATAAGAGAGAAAGTGAATCATCAGGAGACGACAAAG CTTTTGGCAGTAGATGA
- the LOC111793987 gene encoding vacuolar protein sorting-associated protein 2 homolog 1: MSLFFGKRKTPAELLRENKRMLDKSIREIERERQGLQTQEKKLIAEIKKSAKQGQMGAVKVMAKDLVRTRHQIEKFYKLKSQLQGVSLRIQTLKSTQAMGEAMKGVTKAMGQMNRQMNLPSLQKIMQEFMKQNEKMELMTEVMEDAMDDALEGDEEEEETEELVSQVLDEIGINMNQELVNAPSTAVATPAAKTKIAQAEATGNDDGGIDSDLQARLDNLRRM, translated from the exons ATGAGTTTGTTCTTTGGCAAGCGCAAAACTCCGGCAG AACTCCTCCGGGAAAATAAGAGGATGCTGGACAAATCGATCAGAGAAATTGAAAGGGAGAGACAAGGCCTTCAAACACAAGAGAAGAAACTAATTGCAGAGATAAAGAAAAGTGCCAAGCAAGGGCAAATG GGAGCTGTAAAAGTGATGGCAAAAGATCTTGTTAGAACCAGGCACCAGATTGAAAAATTCTACAAGCTTAAATCACAACTTCAGGGCGTATCTCTTAGGATTCAG ACATTAAAATCAACTCAAGCAATGGGAGAAGCGATGAAAGGCGTGACGAAGGCAATGGGACAAATGAATAGGCAGATGAACTTGCCATCCCTGCAGAAGATTATGCAAgaatttatgaaacaaaatgaaaaaatggaaCTGATGACTGAAGTGATGGAAGATGCAATGGATGACGCTTTGGAAGGGgatgaggaggaggaagagacaGAAGAATTGGTCAGCCAAGTTCTTGATGAAATAGGAATAAACATGAATCAAGAG CTCGTGAACGCCCCGTCGACTGCTGTCGCTACCCCGGCAGCAAAGACAAAGATTGCACAAGCAGAAGCAACAGGGAACGACGACGGTGGGATAGATAGCGATCTTCAAGCCAGACTAGACAACTTAAGGAGAATGTAA